The proteins below are encoded in one region of Sulfolobus islandicus Y.N.15.51:
- a CDS encoding extracellular solute-binding protein: protein MLEKNLLPEILLAIHMSLNKGLTRVKAIVIIIVVIIAVIAGVVGYYLINHPSNSVTTSSSSTTTSSSLSSTSISSSTTNITSSQGITVFVAGAYLAILNYLADQFQNATEIPVHVVGSGSFALASQIASQTPVPANVFIPVAYIQAVELTGSRNPGWAIAFLSDQMTIVYSNYTTKSPYWSQLYSNYTMAMETNNTKYWYNFFYLLTTKFSLGIANPNTDPEGLYAYLILQMASYLYANHNISYFVHLVKANPNVKVAPSTANYVAPLKAGTLDFTFSYVSYAVSQGLEYLKLPPWLSFGYYPNETTWYSQFAYNISVNGQTLTIHGNPVYLYITIPLNASNIQTAYQFIGFVLGHESQLTRFNVIPIQPALLYNETSNIPQPILNLLKSGELKYAGNFSEV from the coding sequence TTGTTAGAGAAAAATTTATTACCGGAAATATTACTGGCTATACATATGTCGTTAAATAAAGGGTTAACTAGGGTTAAAGCTATCGTGATAATAATTGTTGTTATAATCGCAGTGATAGCTGGGGTTGTAGGATATTATTTAATTAATCATCCTTCTAATTCTGTAACTACTTCATCTTCATCTACTACAACTAGTTCTTCCCTATCTAGTACTAGCATATCTTCATCTACTACTAATATTACTTCATCTCAAGGTATTACAGTCTTCGTAGCGGGTGCTTATCTTGCAATTCTCAACTACCTAGCTGACCAATTTCAGAACGCTACTGAAATTCCAGTTCATGTTGTAGGTAGTGGCTCCTTCGCATTAGCTTCACAAATAGCTTCCCAGACTCCAGTTCCAGCAAACGTTTTCATTCCAGTTGCCTATATTCAAGCTGTTGAGTTAACTGGCAGTAGGAATCCCGGTTGGGCTATAGCTTTTCTATCAGATCAGATGACAATAGTTTACTCTAACTACACTACCAAATCTCCTTATTGGTCCCAACTATACTCCAATTACACCATGGCTATGGAGACCAACAATACTAAGTATTGGTATAATTTCTTCTACTTATTGACCACCAAGTTCAGTCTGGGAATTGCTAATCCTAACACTGACCCAGAGGGATTATATGCGTATTTGATACTTCAAATGGCAAGTTATTTATATGCTAATCATAATATAAGCTACTTTGTGCATCTCGTTAAAGCGAATCCAAATGTCAAAGTAGCCCCTAGTACAGCTAACTATGTAGCGCCCTTAAAGGCGGGTACTTTAGACTTCACATTCTCTTATGTTTCCTATGCTGTATCTCAAGGATTGGAATATCTAAAACTACCTCCTTGGTTAAGTTTTGGTTATTATCCGAACGAGACGACATGGTACAGTCAATTTGCTTATAATATAAGTGTAAATGGCCAAACATTAACAATTCATGGAAATCCAGTTTACTTATACATTACCATTCCATTAAACGCTTCGAATATACAAACTGCATATCAGTTTATTGGCTTCGTACTGGGTCATGAATCTCAACTTACCAGATTTAATGTAATTCCAATACAACCAGCTTTATTGTATAATGAAACTAGTAATATTCCGCAGCCTATATTGAACTTGTTAAAATCTGGTGAGTTGAAGTATGCGGGTAATTTCTCTGAAGTTTAA
- a CDS encoding ABC transporter permease has translation MRVISLKFNTLQAISFFLSLLLALPTLYLLFYGYGPFFVKSVAFSSSLLSSIGLSFFASALSIVITVLIFTPLAYYLSRHRNPIIETLVDVPASIPHPLVGIALIFIDSPTNPLGALLYSHGIIFYYTYTGLLLALIIVSSPIYIRSMQNFFESLPRSYEIYAMSLGASEFKVFTSVVFPLSIRGIISAGLTSIARAISEFGSVVIVAPYVTGWLFNNAYVASVYIYNEYETYFSASISASATLLLFSLILIVTSRIVNHFLYKT, from the coding sequence ATGCGGGTAATTTCTCTGAAGTTTAATACCCTACAAGCCATATCCTTTTTTCTATCTCTCCTTTTAGCTTTACCAACTCTCTATTTGCTATTTTACGGCTATGGTCCGTTTTTTGTTAAATCAGTCGCGTTCAGTAGCTCTTTACTTTCCTCAATAGGTTTATCGTTTTTTGCTTCAGCCCTTTCCATTGTAATAACTGTTCTTATCTTTACTCCCTTGGCATATTATTTATCAAGACATAGGAATCCAATTATTGAGACTTTAGTCGATGTGCCAGCATCTATACCGCATCCCCTAGTTGGCATTGCTTTAATTTTCATTGATAGTCCCACTAATCCTCTAGGTGCTTTACTTTACTCTCATGGTATTATTTTTTACTACACTTATACTGGCTTATTGTTGGCTTTGATTATTGTTTCTAGTCCTATCTATATTCGTTCGATGCAGAATTTCTTCGAGTCTCTTCCAAGGTCTTATGAAATATATGCCATGAGTTTAGGTGCTTCCGAGTTCAAAGTATTTACTTCCGTAGTTTTCCCTCTTTCAATTAGGGGGATAATATCTGCTGGGCTAACTTCTATTGCTAGAGCTATAAGTGAATTTGGATCTGTGGTAATAGTTGCACCTTATGTTACTGGCTGGTTGTTTAACAACGCGTATGTGGCTTCAGTATATATTTATAATGAATACGAAACGTATTTTAGCGCTTCAATAAGTGCCTCAGCTACGCTTCTCCTTTTCTCCCTCATACTAATAGTTACAAGTAGGATAGTTAACCATTTCTTGTATAAGACATGA
- a CDS encoding fibronectin type III domain-containing protein: MKYGNMKKWAPLILFLFSLLLLQGISLHASSPSFSVNASYLASLPYANSHVAVVYYQGSLYIIGGDSHSNQVWIYSNGTWNIGPSLPFSLVSPSAIVYNNTIYVMGGYNSTGINPYVLKLNGNSWVVVSEMPLPAYSPYIFVYNNAIYVIGGENTTSPAGLYFPPSNAIRLFYPNNDSWRIIGYMPVPTYGGGYVFNGTSLIIVSGYIGYSAYTNDILIYSPQNNNWTILNGVLPYWIHDSALAYYRGVLFIVGGYIYTAGSGGVNNAILAYYNGNLQRVGYLPVPVYSAGYVQVGNMLYLAGGIGSSLSDVSALQLITFNFPPLPPKITSYSAGNESVTLGWNPVRLSSGYEIIYWNNMGFNSSINVGNVTSYTVTGLKDGITYYFEVLAYNSIGYSSPSSIIALTPASVPNPPQLVSVKYGNDNVTLNWLPPTFSGGYLLLGYYVIVKNENSMVSSHFVNSTSLTISNLTPNVTYNVFIYAVNKLGNSSPLVLTVVPITKASVFAFITKLGNGILVNWTTSFPANITLELYNPNGNLISQIAAIKGNSSYLFRVPQGNYTLVIIASNSAGVSKYVYQVVYYLPPASPQVSLIGFGNNLYISWNNEANVITYLVYVNNSLVYEGPSNSIVTNISNGTYLVKVIGVNPAGSSSPGIAVIHYTGDYVTVVKMKVVNVTIVSKIASAVSGNGNNLSLGQSIVIILLAVMILLSIAIITRNRSNGFDW, translated from the coding sequence ATGAAGTATGGTAATATGAAAAAATGGGCGCCATTAATATTATTTCTATTTTCTCTATTATTATTACAAGGAATATCTCTTCATGCCTCTTCACCGTCATTTTCCGTGAATGCAAGTTATTTAGCATCATTGCCTTACGCAAATTCTCATGTCGCAGTAGTATACTATCAAGGTAGCTTATATATCATAGGTGGGGATTCACATTCAAACCAAGTTTGGATATACTCCAATGGCACATGGAATATCGGGCCTAGTTTGCCTTTTAGTTTAGTTTCACCTTCAGCAATCGTCTATAATAACACAATTTATGTTATGGGTGGTTATAATAGCACTGGGATAAATCCTTACGTTCTTAAACTTAATGGTAATTCTTGGGTTGTCGTAAGTGAAATGCCACTCCCAGCATACTCACCTTACATATTTGTTTATAATAATGCGATTTACGTTATTGGTGGAGAGAACACCACTAGCCCAGCTGGCCTTTATTTTCCACCTTCTAATGCAATTAGATTATTCTACCCCAATAACGATAGTTGGAGGATAATAGGTTACATGCCAGTTCCTACATATGGAGGTGGGTATGTATTTAATGGGACTTCCTTGATAATAGTTAGCGGTTACATTGGATATAGTGCCTATACCAATGACATATTGATTTATAGTCCACAAAACAATAATTGGACTATTCTTAATGGCGTTCTTCCCTACTGGATTCACGATAGTGCCTTAGCCTATTATAGGGGTGTTTTGTTTATTGTGGGTGGTTATATTTATACTGCAGGTTCTGGTGGGGTTAATAACGCAATCCTTGCCTACTATAATGGTAATTTGCAAAGAGTTGGATATCTTCCCGTCCCAGTATATTCTGCTGGTTATGTACAAGTAGGAAATATGTTGTATCTTGCTGGAGGCATTGGTAGTTCATTAAGTGATGTCTCTGCTTTACAGCTAATCACGTTTAACTTCCCACCTCTTCCCCCTAAGATAACCTCTTATTCTGCAGGAAATGAATCCGTTACCTTAGGCTGGAATCCAGTTAGACTATCTAGTGGTTATGAGATAATATATTGGAATAACATGGGATTCAACAGCTCAATTAATGTAGGTAACGTTACTAGTTACACTGTAACTGGTTTGAAAGATGGTATAACATACTACTTTGAGGTTTTAGCTTATAATTCAATTGGCTATTCTTCTCCCTCAAGTATAATCGCGTTAACTCCAGCTTCAGTTCCTAACCCTCCACAACTCGTTTCTGTGAAGTACGGTAATGATAATGTTACATTGAATTGGTTGCCTCCAACTTTTTCTGGAGGCTATCTTTTACTAGGTTATTACGTTATTGTTAAGAACGAGAATTCGATGGTTAGCTCACATTTCGTTAATAGTACTAGTTTGACAATAAGTAATCTGACACCAAACGTGACTTATAACGTTTTCATTTACGCTGTAAATAAGCTTGGTAATAGCTCTCCCCTAGTACTTACCGTTGTTCCAATTACCAAGGCTAGTGTTTTTGCATTTATAACTAAACTGGGAAATGGAATTTTAGTCAATTGGACTACTTCTTTCCCAGCTAATATAACTTTGGAACTGTATAATCCTAATGGTAACTTAATTTCTCAGATTGCAGCTATAAAGGGTAATAGTAGCTATTTGTTTAGAGTACCTCAAGGTAATTATACGCTAGTAATAATAGCTTCAAACTCAGCTGGGGTTTCTAAATACGTTTATCAAGTAGTTTACTATTTACCACCAGCCTCTCCGCAAGTCTCGCTTATCGGATTTGGAAATAATCTGTACATTAGTTGGAATAATGAAGCGAATGTAATCACATATCTCGTTTACGTTAATAATAGTCTGGTTTATGAGGGACCAAGTAATAGCATTGTGACTAATATTAGTAATGGTACTTATTTAGTAAAGGTTATCGGTGTGAATCCAGCTGGCTCTTCATCTCCTGGCATTGCTGTAATTCACTATACCGGTGATTACGTCACTGTGGTTAAGATGAAGGTTGTTAATGTTACTATTGTCAGTAAGATCGCTTCGGCAGTATCAGGTAATGGCAATAATTTAAGTTTAGGTCAAAGTATTGTTATCATATTACTGGCTGTAATGATTTTGTTGAGTATTGCTATTATTACGAGAAATAGGAGCAATGGATTTGATTGGTAA